The window taaaaacatatttttcgcAAAACCTTTCCAACCCAAAACTTTTGATCAGTAGTGTATGGAAAACTGGAATGCAATTTCAAATGACTTTAAGCAATAAGGTAAGCTCCAACATTTACTTAGCAGGGACATGCAATATTGCCTTTTTACATGGAGCTCAGCATTTTAGTCTCCAGCTAGGCCAGGGCCAGATCACTTACTTACTCACCTGACAATATTGTTGGTATCAGAGCTAAAGACACTGCCAATTTTTGGAGGGATGGAGCCGACACTGGGGGCAGAAGCCAGAACAGGAGCCATCTTCTCTGAAAACACCATGGATGCCTCCTGCATGCTCTGTCCATCCTGTACATGGTTGACCTGAAAAAGAAACTTCCTGTTTAGTACAAAGTCTGCAAACTTTGATACATATCTGAACAAAGAGTCTGACGTGCGTAAAATCAGGAAGCAACATTTTTCAGATAATTACAGGCAAAAGATGACAGTGTTCTTCAACATTAAGATTATTTAAGATTACAGGAATATTTCTACATACATGGTCATTTAGCAGATGCCCTTATCCAAAGTTTCAAATGAGAAAGCAAGTATGCAAGATATAAATGTGTAATAATCTTATAAGGCTACACATGCTTTGTCTCTCAACAATCTCTGGCTATTTAAAAGTTCAGGGTCAGAAaaattttgattgtttttgaaagacgctcaccagtaaaaactgtaatattgtgaaatatttttacaatttaaaataaccgttttgtattttaatatattttaaaatgtaatttattcttttgatggcaaagctgaattttcagcatcattacgccagtcttcagtcacatgatccttcagaaatcattctaatatgctgatttgctgctcaagaatcatttcatattattataaatgttgaaaacagttgtgctgcttaatatttttgtggaaactgtgatgcagttttaggattctttgatgaatagaaagctcaaaagaacagcattataCATcgttactttcacttttgatcaatttaatgcatctttgctgcaTAAAACggttaatttctttcaaaaaaagaaaagaaaagaaaaaaaagttttgtaaatatgcaaaataaaatgaTCTGAAACTGTTAAAAATCTGTTTGGTCACTTAAAAGTTTTAAGttactttaagttaaaaaactaaattattcaaattaacatCATAAATCTGCATTGAATGCagacttttaaaactgcattctgTGCAGAACATTATACAAACACAGAAACCATTTTGGATCCATTGTTTAGACTTTATTGTCCTTCTGCTAACGTACAGGAAAATCCGTAGAGAATAAGAAGCAAAAAGTGCTCTGGCTCTTCCTGTTGAAGTTTGATTTCAGAGGATGTTCTCGGTATGTAAGTTTTGTGACAAACACACAATGCCAGCAGTTATGACTTCTGGTACAATATATGAGTGTCAAAAAACTTCCTAATTATATCTTATTTATCCTATTTATATCTTAGTATTAATATATCTTTTCAAAAGTGAAAAAAGGATTGGCCATGTGGATATAAGGGAAAACTATCCAAAGCAGTACACTGCTAAAACAATGAAAGCAGGTGTGCGTGTCGGAgggattgtttgtttttttctggagAGGTTGTGTGTGaagttatgtgtgtgtgttcggagggattgattgttttttttttctggagacTGAGAGGTTGTGTGTGAAGTTACGTGTGTGTGTTCGGAGGGAGAACGCAGCAGGAAAGAGGGTGGAGGAGCGTTTCCCTGCAGCTGGGGAGAAAGGGAAAAGCCACTGTGTAGAAGAGCCCAAGTCATCCAAAAATTCCAACAATGCTTTCCCTGCATGAGCCACTGCCACCACTGATCCGTGATCACGCTACATAAGCAGGGAAAGAATGCTTGAGAACACAGAAAAGAGGGTCGTTTCATGCTCGTGACCTCCTTTTGCACCAGAAAAAAGTGAAGGAGAGATAGAAAGGCACTAAGAGAAAGGTATTCAAAGGGAGTGTGTGGAACGCTGTCAGAGCTCATAGATTTACTGAAAGCACCAGGGCAGAGAGAGACAGACCAGTCTCATGATGGTAGTAATTATGTTTCTAATGGACTTAATCCAAAATCAAACCGCACCCCGCGGAGCCTCTACTACCAGGTACAGGTTCATAAATAACCTGCGGACTGGACCAAAGATTTATTGCTTAGAAGTTGCTCATTTATAGCTTAGGATTTTCAGTTACAGCATAGCAACTTTGTCTCAGACATTTCTAAGTAAAAATAGAAACAAATGAGGCAATTTTAACGTGCATTAAGAGTAAAGAGCTTTAGAATTATTGATGGTTTTGGAAAAATGTTTGAATTCATACTGAGATATTATTGCAGACTTTGGTATCTCTGTAAATCTGAGCAGTGAGCACAGTGTGATCTCTTCTGAAATGCTATGCATTTTTCTAGGGTCGGGAGACAATCTGAGGAGCCATTTGCTCTCCATTTAATCAGTCTAGGAAAAACAGTTAAAGAGACCACATTAGGGCTCAACTAGAATAGGTTTTTAATGCTTGAATGTTATATTTTActttgcagcacctctcttcccagtctgtctgtAAACGCTATGGGGCTGCATTTCTCAAATGCATTGTGAGCTAAGTGGTGGCAATGGTTCTGTGGTCTatttaggcttacaatgcttttggtaAATGCAGtcctgtttagttcctgtctctatgaatcCCCTCCTCCCAAAAAGCGTATTGTGCTCTGATTGGAAatgtcacgcctcttaccatttTCATCATAACcacgagtttcaacacactactaacacaACATAATCtgcgggaattatttaaataaggaatattgtgacgtgtacATTCACAGATGAACAAtgaagactacaatggaggcatttcagggagttcagaaagaGTGTTTACTGGTATAGAGAATAACTCTCTTTGGAGtgactttgtaactttgcagacatttttcatgctcaaacagcaagaTTACAcactaaatgtaaaaaaaaaaaaaacataaaaaggtcctctttaaaagggttagttcacccaaaaatgaaaattctgtcattaattactcaccctcatgtcgttccacacccacaACCCTTGTGTTCATCTtgggaacacaaatgaatatatttttgatgaaatctgaggggtCTATGACTCATCCATAAACAGCATAATAATCtaccagaaaggtagtaaagacatcattaaaacagtcaacgtgactgcagtggttcaaccttaattttatgaagcgacgagaataatttttgtgcacaaaaacaaaacaacactaACAACTTTATTCCATAagctcttctcttccctgtcattatccttacgcaGTTGCCGCAGTAAGCACAGTAAAGGCTTACGTGTTTACATCTGAATGCCAATGCTgcacacgtgagcagcatgatGCATGCCTGTGAtactgacgcaggagccggccaataatgagtctgcATTCtaacatagaacctggaagcgctggatgtaaacaacatatgacacagaagagaagatattgttgaataaagtcgttatttttgttttgttcttgcacataaaaagtattctcgtcgcttgataacattaaggttgaaccactgcagtcacatggactattttaacaatgtctttagaacctttctggaccttgaaagtgttgcttagattgctgtctatggacgagtcatatacctctcggatttcgtcaaaaatatcttaatttgtgttccaaagatgaacgaaggtcttatgggtgtggaaggacatgagggtgagtaataaatgacagaattttcatttttgggtgaaccaaccctttattAAAGAGATCTCATCTGTTATTTTTCTTCGCTACGATGAGCCTCTCATAGTAATCAAACTTTATTTGatgacaattaaattaaatttaaaaaaaaaaaaagcctgtttTTTGAATAACCTTTATTGCTTGAATTGCTTGGTCAATTGCTTGAATTGCTCCTCTTTTTTAAATGAGTCACAATGAGTAATGCAATGTTAATGTGAGATACACACACATCATGACTCATGTTCTCTTACGCAGCACAAATGTACTGTATCACTGAAACACACTGTTCTGTAACACAAATAAAACCATAGATGCAATGCAAACATATGATACTATACTGGCTAGGATGATatatttggcttttttttttaataatctgcATTAGATAATAACAATCCTCACATAGCTGATGAACAGTTTTGTCAGTTACAGAATTTACTGACAGCCATTTTCTTATGTACATCCTATGTACACAAGTATTCATCTAATTTCAGAAATCCATggcaaaaaattatatatatatatatatatatatatatatatatatatatatatatatatatatatatatttttcaaaatggcaaaaaatattgataaatagATGTACATAAATCTATTTCTGATAATTCTTAGCTACTTTCAACCTATTATTTTTCatccattttaatatatatatatatatatatatatatatatatatatatatatatatatatatatatcagatatatttttaaatatttttcaaaatggcaaaaaatattgataaatagATGTACATAAATCTATTTCTGATAATTCTTAGCTACTTTCAACCTATTATTTTTCatccattttaatatatatatatatatatatatatatatatatatatatatatatatatatatcagatatatttttaaatatttttcaaaatggcaaaaaatattgataaatagATGTACATAAATCTATTTCTATAGATGtagtatgtgtatatatatatatacatacacatacacatacacacacacacacacacacacacacacacacacacacacacacacacatttgcatttacccaaaatgtattttaagatCATAAATGTATGTTCCTGCTACTCTTAAGTTTTGTAATGTATTTTGGTATTTTAAGGTTTAAacgaaatatatttttaatttgaaacCGCCACACTCTTTAAATATCTCCATCAGTATCAGCCAttaaaaataattctaataaatATGTGTATACGTCGACATTCTATTTATTCATTGAACTGAAAAGAAATACTAATTCAAGTATACTTCCTAACCATCTAGGTATTGCAAAAGTTTAACAGTTCACAGTCCCAAGAAGTTAAAAGCCGCTCGACTTTCTCAGTTTGGTTAATGATCAATCACAGCGAAACTAGGCTGGCCGTTAACAAACAGACTGTATCAGCAATTCATTCAACCTTGTGACTGAATTATCACCAGTGTCGCACAGGCCATTGAAACTATTAAAGGCTTCAAAACACCTTCAAACCGCTCCCAGTCTACCTAAACAAAAGGTCTTGATTGACTATCACAAACTATTTAGCAGAATTAAACAGCTCATCCTATGTATGGTCACAGGGATGCCGGAGCCTATAGCTTGCGCATTTAAATTGTATGGGTTTTTTCCTTGCAAAATATTTGGATGCTGTTTGCTTTAGAGACTAGCAATAAGCCTGACACTGGCCTTTCATTTTCATCAGCTTAGGCAAGACACTTCATGCCACTTTGATCTGGGTGTGCCATTTAATTAGTGACCATGTGTTTGTTTCTTCTTCCATGCAGCACGTCTCAGCCTAGACAAATAAGTGGTGATAAGGAAACTCACCCAATCCTCCACATCTCTGCCCTCAGTTCCTCCCATCAGTGGTCGATCCCAGTAGATGTTTGGCTTCCCGTAGCGCCAGATTTTACTTCTGGTCCTATAGGAGAAGAAGGCTGCCACAGCCAGTGCCACCACGACCATGAACCCACAAACCATTGCAACTGCCTtggaaaaacaaaattgtatccTTAAGTCCAATGCATAGAGAAATGATTTATCATACTAAGCTAAAATAATTTAGAATACTACAGTTATTATCTTAATAATCATCTCCCTCTTATAATCAGttctatattaaaattaaagttcTGGGTTATTAACAACTACATATAATTATCAATTATTTTGATGCTTCAATTAACTATTTTGTTTCTTAGCTTGCAAAAAGGAACAGAAAATGTGTTTACAGTAATGAACTCACGATGGAAGcctaattcatattttttaaagcatttggatgaatttttgcattgaaatgtacattttatttttattgaggTGTAACTGTTCTCAAACAAATTTGTTTTGAGGAAAGGCTAATTTTCCTTATGGTTATACttttaaaatacactgaaaaaaaagttaacCTGTGCTTTAAGTGATGACAActaaattaattgttttaagaaagaaatctatttatttgattaattctatCTATTCTATTTTGTAGTATCATtaaaggatagttcacacaaaattaaaaaaagttgtaaTCAATTACTCACactaatgtcattccaaacacatTATACTTTCATTTTGCAATCAATcaagcacgtttgagcttctgtttaccacattTGATGTGCTCTACTGTATGTATGCgcgttgatcaatgtttatatatgaataaaagcctaaattaaaggggttagttcacataaaaatgaaaattctgtcattaattactcaccctcatgtcgttccacacccgtaagaccttctttaatcttcggaacacaaattaagatatttttgctaAAATCCAGTGGCTCAAAGAGTCCtacattgccagcaagacaattaacactttcaatgcccattaagctactaaagacatatttaaaacagttcatgtgactacagcggttcaatcttaatgttaagaagcggacaaaaaaaaaaaaataataatgactttattcaacaatatctaatgatgggcaatttcaaaacactgcttcatgaagcttcgaagctttatgaatcttttgtgtccaatcagtgattcagagcatgtgtcaaactgccaaagtcacgtgatttcagtaaacgaggcttcgttacgtcataagtgtttcaaaatttcaagttcaccactggggggcgtgactttggcagtttgatacgcgctccgaaccactgattcgaaacaaaagattcgtaaagcttcgaagcttcatgaagcagcattttaaaatcacccatcactgaatattgttgaataaagtcattattttgtttttttggtgcacaaaaagtattcttgtcgcttcataacattaaagttgaaccactgtagtcacatgaactgatttaagtaagtctttagtagctttctgggcatctgaaagtgttaattatcttgctggcaatgcaggcctcactgactttatgaaaaatatcttaatttgtgttctgaagatgaacgaaggtcttacgggtgtggaacgacataagggtgagtaattaattacagaattttcatttttgggtgaacttaccctttaacttttcatcatataaagtaatCGTGTCGCTTCAGAAGAGCtagattcatatggatttattttacattgtctttatgaacattttgaattgTTATAGATTCGTTCACATTCACTTTCAAATCTggcaggtttcattaaaaatatcttcttatgtgttttgaagatgaacgaaagtcttatgggtttggaacgacatgagggtgagtaaatgatgccagaatttttggttgaactaaccctttaagataaaaATACTATTCAACATCATTAAATCAACCTAAATACACTAAGGAAAAAAATGTAGAAGCAATTTTCACAAATTGcaagtaaatttcacaattaattacaaAGAATCTGCAAGTAACATTGAATTAAACGTGAATATTttaagtagaaagactgaaactTTGAACTTCGAAAAACCATTTTTTACCATGTACTACAGATTGCACTTCAAACTAAAATGTAAGGGTTAGATCAGGCTTCAACTGTAGGTGTAAATGCACTTCCTTTCGGATTTTACACACTAAGGGGCAAGCGGGAATTATGGTCTGTTGTAATCCTTTGATTGTAGACTATaaagaaaacacaaattaaataaagacaTTTCCAAACATCCTGTAACTTTAAAATGGTACCTCCTGAGGGTCCACGTAGCAGTAGTGGTACAAGTACTGGTTATAGACAGGAAAACCGGCCCCCATTCCTGTCACACTGCTGCCGTAGAGGTTCTGACACATCATAATCATGGGGTTGTAGTATGAGCTGGTGGAGCTTTGGGCCATAGGGTTCACTCCTACAATGTACACAATGTTTATAATGCCCTGAATCACTGCCATTATGGAACTGACAATAAGCACCGCCAGGTAGAACTTCCTGCTGCGGAACGTGTTTGTTTTGGAGAAGCTGGCTGCAAAGAATCCCAAAGCGATGATGAAGTTTATGGCAGCGATGGCGATCATGCTGGTCTTTGCCGAGTAAGGGGTCGGGTAAGAATTGTAGTAGCCTCCGTAACCATATCCACCTCCCCCGTATCCGTAGCTTCCGTATCCATACCCACTGCCAACTCCGTACCCACTTCCATATCCAGGATAGCTTGAATATCCTGATCCGTAACCTAATCCGTACTGCATGTCCCAAACCAGAGTCGAGGCCACGCAGGCGAAGATTCCTAGACACAGGATTATAACTGTCCCTATCATAATCTTCACAATTCCCGGAGGGGAGAACCACTTGTAGAAATGCTGTGGTACCTCCTCGCCAATATAGTAGGATCCTGGAGGTGGAGGGTAGGGATCAAATTCACTCCGTGGGTCTTGGAAGCTCCCCGGAGGTCCAAAGCCATTGGAAGGGGGAGTGTACATCGGGGGACTATCGTAGGGTTGTTTCTCAAACATCTCTTAATGATGACCAATGACCTGCTAAAAGAAGCAATTGAATGTGTAAACATGAATAGAATCAAAAGTATTAGGTTCTTAATTTACTGTTTAAGACAagctaatttttaaaaaatattttttaggtAAAAAATACCATAAACATAGCCCAATTCAAACAATGCACTATATTCCAGTCTAAGACATACAACAGCTTTGTGTAAGGAACAGATTGAAATTTAAGTAATTATTAACTGAAAAGGGTTAACTGAAAGTTAACTGAAAacttaaattgtatttatttgtgttattgtttttttatgctcaccaaggctgcatttatttaaaggtgccctagaactttttttaaaaaga of the Megalobrama amblycephala isolate DHTTF-2021 linkage group LG12, ASM1881202v1, whole genome shotgun sequence genome contains:
- the si:ch73-61d6.3 gene encoding occludin yields the protein MFEKQPYDSPPMYTPPSNGFGPPGSFQDPRSEFDPYPPPPGSYYIGEEVPQHFYKWFSPPGIVKIMIGTVIILCLGIFACVASTLVWDMQYGLGYGSGYSSYPGYGSGYGVGSGYGYGSYGYGGGGYGYGGYYNSYPTPYSAKTSMIAIAAINFIIALGFFAASFSKTNTFRSRKFYLAVLIVSSIMAVIQGIINIVYIVGVNPMAQSSTSSYYNPMIMMCQNLYGSSVTGMGAGFPVYNQYLYHYCYVDPQEAVAMVCGFMVVVALAVAAFFSYRTRSKIWRYGKPNIYWDRPLMGGTEGRDVEDWVNHVQDGQSMQEASMVFSEKMAPVLASAPSVGSIPPKIGSVFSSDTNNIVSSNSYPERSFSRPSHSTSPSGEVSSSPSDQTDTIRKPSASRGKRRRRNPELDESQYETEYTTGGETANDFDEDLWARLYPEITSDSQRHEYKKEFDSDLRFYKELCAEMDDINDQINKLSRELDTLDEGTSKYQAVAEEYNRLKDLKRMPDYQNKKHQCRKLRHKLFHIKRMVKIYDRGQ